In a genomic window of Ardenticatenales bacterium:
- a CDS encoding hydrid cluster protein-associated redox disulfide domain protein, translating into MMDDGAFATMTIEAVLTRWPATMAVFNGHKMACVGCILARFYTVADAVAIYGLSLPAFVVELRAAIGDQDTSPS; encoded by the coding sequence ATGATGGACGATGGTGCTTTCGCAACGATGACAATTGAAGCCGTGCTCACGCGCTGGCCGGCAACAATGGCCGTTTTCAATGGTCACAAGATGGCCTGTGTCGGCTGCATATTGGCCCGGTTTTACACCGTGGCGGATGCCGTCGCTATCTACGGCCTGTCGCTGCCCGCTTTTGTGGTTGAATTGCGCGCCGCCATTGGTGATCAAGATACGTCGCCATCGTAG
- a CDS encoding cytochrome c, which translates to MKVWRILFLLLVVSLVACGGGGESDASPSDTSDGVVQVSTGDAKAGEDLYNSVCIACHGPGGVGMEGLGKPFTTSEFVGITTDEDLLTFVKSGRPISDPANTTGVDMPPKGGNPALTDEQILDIIAYLRTLR; encoded by the coding sequence ATGAAGGTATGGCGTATTTTGTTCCTGTTGTTGGTTGTGTCGTTGGTCGCGTGTGGCGGAGGCGGGGAGTCGGACGCCTCCCCGTCTGACACGTCAGATGGCGTGGTTCAGGTTTCTACGGGTGACGCGAAAGCAGGTGAAGACCTGTACAACTCAGTTTGTATCGCTTGCCATGGTCCGGGCGGCGTCGGCATGGAAGGGCTGGGTAAACCCTTTACGACCAGTGAATTCGTCGGTATTACGACAGATGAGGATCTGTTAACCTTCGTGAAAAGCGGCAGGCCGATTAGCGATCCCGCCAACACAACCGGCGTTGACATGCCGCCAAAAGGGGGCAATCCTGCTCTCACAGACGAGCAGATCCTCGACATCATCGCCTATTTGCGGACGCTGCGGTGA
- a CDS encoding nitrous oxide reductase accessory protein NosL: MKLTIWRAVLGLLLLMSLFAIGCSHSPDTGQPPVIIYGEDTCDRCRMIIDDERFAAAYWTAEGQARRFDDIGGMVAYVREAQEEVASFWVHDYLSGEWLSAESATYVLDNALHTPMGFGILACADEAEAQDLAEAYEGARVLTWQELLMQGGAEMEHP, translated from the coding sequence GTGAAACTCACAATCTGGCGCGCGGTGCTTGGTTTGCTGCTACTCATGTCCCTGTTCGCAATCGGGTGTAGTCATTCGCCCGACACCGGGCAGCCGCCCGTCATCATCTACGGAGAAGACACGTGCGACCGTTGCCGCATGATCATCGACGACGAGCGATTTGCGGCTGCCTACTGGACAGCAGAAGGTCAGGCGCGCCGCTTTGATGATATTGGCGGTATGGTGGCGTATGTGCGCGAAGCACAGGAAGAGGTAGCGTCGTTCTGGGTGCATGACTATTTGAGCGGGGAATGGTTGTCGGCGGAATCGGCTACCTACGTCCTTGACAACGCCCTGCATACACCGATGGGCTTCGGCATCTTGGCATGTGCGGATGAGGCGGAGGCCCAAGACCTGGCGGAAGCGTATGAAGGAGCGCGAGTGCTGACCTGGCAGGAGTTGCTCATGCAGGGCGGCGCTGAAATGGAACATCCGTAG
- a CDS encoding ABC transporter permease, with the protein MMVDYQNIFILTQKELRDARRNRWLVLYTVAFAALSLALAWLALSGAGRYGLAGFGRTAASLINLVLLIVPLMGLTLGALSLAGERDQGTLAYLMTQPISQTEMLLGKFLGMALALLAALGLGFGITGAVITASGGGAQADAYLLLVLFAFLLAVASLSLGFFLSAAVRKAATAVGLALFLWLLLAFFGDLGLMGTALVTRLDIAQLFTLTLINPLQLFRVAAVLNIRGNLELLGPAGVYATRTFGAALLPLLIGLLLLWIALPFAGTMALFKRRGIL; encoded by the coding sequence ATGATGGTCGATTATCAAAACATCTTCATCTTGACCCAAAAAGAGCTGCGGGATGCCCGGCGCAACCGCTGGCTGGTTCTGTATACGGTTGCCTTTGCTGCCCTCTCGTTGGCCCTGGCATGGTTGGCTCTGTCGGGCGCGGGGCGCTATGGATTGGCGGGATTCGGGCGAACCGCCGCCAGTCTCATCAATCTTGTATTGCTCATCGTGCCGCTGATGGGGCTGACCCTCGGCGCACTCAGCCTCGCCGGCGAACGCGACCAGGGCACGCTTGCCTATCTGATGACGCAGCCAATCAGCCAGACCGAAATGCTGCTGGGCAAATTCCTGGGGATGGCATTGGCGCTGCTGGCGGCGCTGGGACTGGGTTTTGGTATCACCGGCGCAGTTATCACCGCCAGCGGCGGCGGCGCGCAGGCCGATGCTTATCTACTGCTGGTGCTGTTCGCTTTCCTGCTGGCCGTTGCCTCGCTCAGCCTCGGCTTTTTTCTGTCCGCCGCCGTGCGGAAAGCGGCAACCGCCGTTGGGCTGGCGCTTTTTCTCTGGCTGCTGCTCGCTTTCTTTGGCGATTTGGGGTTGATGGGCACTGCGCTGGTAACGCGACTAGATATCGCCCAGCTATTTACTTTGACGCTGATCAATCCGCTGCAACTGTTCAGAGTCGCCGCCGTTCTCAACATCCGCGGGAATCTCGAACTCCTCGGTCCGGCGGGCGTCTACGCCACGCGCACATTCGGCGCCGCGCTGCTGCCGCTGCTCATCGGCCTGTTGCTGCTGTGGATCGCCTTGCCATTTGCCGGCACGATGGCTCTGTTCAAACGGAGAGGTATATTGTGA